CCATTTACGATGTGGCACGTGAAGCGGGCGTTTCGATGGCGACGGTTTCTCGGGTTGTAAACAACAATCCGAATGTCAAGCCGCAGACCAGGAAGAAAGTATACGAAGCGATTGAACGTTTGGGATATCGTCCAAATGCGGTGGCAAGAGGTCTTGCCAGCAAGAAGACGACCACGGTCGGAGTGGTCATCCCAGACATCTCGAATTCAATTTTTGCAGAGATTGCGCGAGGTATCGAAGACATCGCCAACATGTACCACTATAACATTATCCTATGTAACGCAGACAAGAAGAAGGAGAAGGAGATTCGTGTCGTAAATACCTTGCTTGAGAAGCAGGTTGACGGACTTCTTTTCATGGGCGGAGTAGTAACAGAAGAGCATGTTCAAGCATTCCAGACTTCGTCTGTTCCAATCGTACTCTGTGCGACGAGCGACGAGAAGGGTATGTTCCCATCCGTGGATATTGACCACGAAGCTGCTGCATTCGATGCAGTGAGTACGCTGATTCGTCACGGTCATCGCAATATTGCTATGATCAGCGGCACTTTGCAGGACCCGGCGAACGGTTATGCACGTTTTCAGGGCTATAAACGCGCTCTCGAGACGGCTGGAATCGAGTATCAAGAGGATTTGGTGCGGATTGGCAACTACCGCTACGAATCCGGTGTCGAGGCTATGAAGTATTTCCTCGGTCTCAAGAAACGGCCGACAGCGATATTCTCAGCTACCGACGAAATGGCCATTGGAGCTATTCACAGTATTCAGGATGAAGGTCTTAAAGTGCCTGACGACTTCTCCATTATCAGCGTAGACAATATTCGCATGGCATCGATGGTACGTCCGCAATTGACGACGGTTGCCCAGCCGATGTACGACCTTGGTGCGGTCGCTATGCGCTTGTTGACGAAGCTGATGAAGAAGGAAGCGGTGGACAACCCGCATGTGATTTTGCCTCATGAGACGATTCTGCGACTCTCTGTCAGTCATGTGTAATGCTTAACGGGGCCTTAGCTTTGCTGGTGGCCATCAGATAGAAGATAGACACAGAACAAATATATGAAAAAGGTTATCGGGAAAAAAGCTCCTTCTCTTGAAGGGGCTTTTTTAGGGTTTAATTTTAAGCTGTATACAATATGAAGTGAAGGAGTCGCGGAACTATGAGTAGAATTGGTCTTATCGGAGCGATGGATGAAGAAATCGCCCTACTCCTGCAAGGGATGGATGACAAGGAGGAAGTGAAGCGGGCTGGTATTTCTTTCGTTCAAGGTCTGCTCCATGGCAAGAACGTTGTCGTGTGCAAATCGGGAGTTGGTAAAGTGAATGCGGCGATGACAACGCAGGTGCTAATCGATTATTTTCGAGTGGAAATGATCTGGTTCACCGGAGTGGCCGGAGCTGTTAATCCAACGCTTGATATTGGCGATATCGTCATTTCTTCGTCCTGCCAGCAGCATGATATGGATGTAACGCCGCTCGGATATGAGCGCGGGATCATACCTTATCAAGAGATTTCCGATTTTCCTGCGAATGAAGATCTGATCCAACTGGCTGAGGAAGCATGTGACAAGCT
The window above is part of the Paenibacillus lutimineralis genome. Proteins encoded here:
- the ccpA gene encoding catabolite control protein A, with protein sequence MTVTIYDVAREAGVSMATVSRVVNNNPNVKPQTRKKVYEAIERLGYRPNAVARGLASKKTTTVGVVIPDISNSIFAEIARGIEDIANMYHYNIILCNADKKKEKEIRVVNTLLEKQVDGLLFMGGVVTEEHVQAFQTSSVPIVLCATSDEKGMFPSVDIDHEAAAFDAVSTLIRHGHRNIAMISGTLQDPANGYARFQGYKRALETAGIEYQEDLVRIGNYRYESGVEAMKYFLGLKKRPTAIFSATDEMAIGAIHSIQDEGLKVPDDFSIISVDNIRMASMVRPQLTTVAQPMYDLGAVAMRLLTKLMKKEAVDNPHVILPHETILRLSVSHV
- a CDS encoding 5'-methylthioadenosine/adenosylhomocysteine nucleosidase; this encodes MSRIGLIGAMDEEIALLLQGMDDKEEVKRAGISFVQGLLHGKNVVVCKSGVGKVNAAMTTQVLIDYFRVEMIWFTGVAGAVNPTLDIGDIVISSSCQQHDMDVTPLGYERGIIPYQEISDFPANEDLIQLAEEACDKLCTDHNFIVGKVLSGDQFVADRVLVSELYETMAGACVEMEGSAVAQVCYMNEIPYVVLRSMSDKADGTADVNFAEFTEKAASRSFEIVNDMLQRIV